CCGACGTCGGACTGCACGCACAGGACAAACTCCCGAGAGGTCGGCGCGGTGGCCGGGTGCGGGTCCAGGAAGACGTCGTCGCAGGTGCGTTCGGCGCCGGGCACGCCGTGCAGGAGTTCGGCCGACGGGTCGTCCCGGACGTCGACGACGTCGAACCGTTCGGCGAGCGAGCGAAGGAGCCCGGCCGCGCCGGCCGGGAACGGGACGAAGCCTTGTCCGGTCATCGCCGAGCGAGCCGCGGAGCGCCGGGCGGCCGCGACCGCCCCGGCGACCAAGCCGAAGTGCCTCGGCCACAATGCGTTGACGTAGCCGCCGCCGATCAGGTGCACCACCTCGAGCCTGCCGAGCAGATCGATGCCCGCGTCCCAGCGCGGCGCGCGCCCGGGGTCGTGCACTGCGGCCTGCACCCAGGACGCGACTTCCCACGGATCGTCCGACGGAGCCTCGCCGCACAACCGCCACAAGGTGTCCGTGCAGCGCAACCGCGGGTGCAAGTCGCCGAGCAGCAGCTGCGCCGGCCCTGGCGAATGCGTGTCGAGCCAGACTTCGGCATCCGGTTCGGTGCGGGCGAGCCGGCGCAGCCAGGTCGCGGCGATCAGCTCGTCGCCGTAGTTCGGGTACCCGCTCGGCCCGATGAGGTAATGCCGGCGCGGCAGCGGGGCACGGGTCATGAAGCGACGCTGAGCTGCGTGTCCAATGCCTGCTCGCCCTGCGCCTTCTCGTTGCCGGTCGGCTCGCTCTGCACGCGGTCCTTGACGACCCCGTCGCTCTCGAGCGCGGTGGTGATCGCCTCGGCGCGCTGCTCGGAAAGCTGCTTCGACTTGGCGGCGTCCGAGTAGCCGGCGTGAGTCGCGACCTTCAGCTTGACCTCGTTGCCTTGCATGGCTTTCGCAATGCCCTTCAGGCCTTCCTTGGCCTGCCCGGTCAACTCCGCCTTCTCCGGCTCGAACTTGAGCGGTGACTGCTGGGCGGCCTGCTCGATCGCGGCGGTGACCTGCTTGCCGGCCGCGCTGTCCGGTCCGCTCATGCCGTTCTGTCCTGCGGCTCCGGACTGCTCGGCACCGGACTGGGCCGCTCCGCTGGCCGAAGCGGAGGTGTTCTTCCCGGACGCGCCGGACCCGTCGTTCGATCCGCCGGACCCGCACCCGCTGGCCAGCGCGGCGACCGCCGCGGCACCGGCAATGGCCAGGACGATTGTCCTCTGCATGAAAATCGAGCTCCTTCGGCTGGGTTCGCCGGGATCGGAACACGGGGCCAGGGGACGGGCAACCTCTGCCCGCCACCGCCGGGTCGGCGACGCCGTCGCCGGTTTCCTGCTGCCAGCAGGGCGGGAGCGGCGGTGCGCGGCAACCTGGCGGAGTGCGACATCCACCCAGCTGAGGGACCCTGTCTATCCACAATAGACAGTGC
This sequence is a window from Amycolatopsis benzoatilytica AK 16/65. Protein-coding genes within it:
- a CDS encoding polysaccharide pyruvyl transferase family protein, with protein sequence MTRAPLPRRHYLIGPSGYPNYGDELIAATWLRRLARTEPDAEVWLDTHSPGPAQLLLGDLHPRLRCTDTLWRLCGEAPSDDPWEVASWVQAAVHDPGRAPRWDAGIDLLGRLEVVHLIGGGYVNALWPRHFGLVAGAVAAARRSAARSAMTGQGFVPFPAGAAGLLRSLAERFDVVDVRDDPSAELLHGVPGAERTCDDVFLDPHPATAPTSREFVLCVQSDVGSAPPSALAAQVLDLLRDWKLRPEELAVVEGIPRVDREVFALLEHQLPGAEFHPFRDVWRHGLPVAAGQTWISSRYHLHLTAAAAGATGVAIDVAPGYYTTKHRSLIELGSGWTLVDAAAEKPPQRPSGTGFPPHVLHECAERKRAVAEAVYGAPASRSRRPRTS
- a CDS encoding OmpA family protein — its product is MQRTIVLAIAGAAAVAALASGCGSGGSNDGSGASGKNTSASASGAAQSGAEQSGAAGQNGMSGPDSAAGKQVTAAIEQAAQQSPLKFEPEKAELTGQAKEGLKGIAKAMQGNEVKLKVATHAGYSDAAKSKQLSEQRAEAITTALESDGVVKDRVQSEPTGNEKAQGEQALDTQLSVAS